The Thermanaeromonas sp. C210 genome segment TATGACGCTCAACCTGTCGGCCGCCACGTCCTGCTTCTGGCCACCTACCGTTACCGTAACTTCTTCGTTTAAACCTTCCACCACCCCGCCCAGGACCCTCCGCATGGAATCCAGCACACTCCTGAGGAGGGGGTCGTTTTTCAAGATCCCGCTCCTGGCCTTGGCCTGCCACTGATCGATCTGCTTTTCCGTCAGCTTGCCTTCCTCTATTTCGGTTTCCGTAAGGGGCCGGTAGTCGGGATAACGAGCCTCGTTGAGCTTGGCGTTGATTAGGGCGATGACCTCGTTGTATTTGTCCACGAAGTCCTTGATGGCCTTCACCGCGGCATCCACATCGTAGTCCACGGTGACCGTAGTAGCCGTTCCGTTGAGGCCCCCCGCGGTGATACCGGTGAAGTTGAAGGTAACCCCGTTTACCGTGTAGGAATTGGTATGGCTGGTAAGTTCCAATCCGTTTATGCTAAACTTGGCGTCGGTCCCGCCTTGCTCATTGGCTTCATTGAGGAATAAGACCTCCGTCAAAAAAGCGCCGTCGAGCTGTATTTCAGCATCGCCATCCGGGTCGCCAGCCGGATTCCGGTCGCCGGTGTAAGTGGTGGCAATAGCCACCTTGTCGGCCACGGGATCGTAGAACATGGTCACTCCGGCTTCCTTGGTGGCGTTGACTTTGGCGATAATAGTGTTCAGGCTGTCCGTTGCGGCATCGACGGTAAATTCCTGACCGTTGATGGTAAAGGAAAAACTCGTATTGTTCTCATTGAGCCCCAGGGCGTTTCCGCCCTTCAATTTATCTAATTGGGATAGGAGGCTGGCCGAGGGATCAATCTTATCGCCCTCCGGCTTTGAAATACTCTCGGTACTCACGTTGGTGGCCGCCGTGGCCAGGCTTTCCACCTTAACCTGGTATACGGTAGGCACCGCACTGCCGGCGGCCGCGGCGGTGACGATACTAGAATCGGAAGACGCCGCCGTCTTGGCCGTAAAGGTGGCCTGGAGGCGCAGGTTGAAGACTACGTTCCGCAGGGCCAGGAGGCTTGAATTTAGGGAACGATAATCCTCCTGCCGCCACTGCCAGATCTCCTTGTCCTGCTTTATTCTATCCAGGCGCAGGCGCTGGGCCTTCATGAGGTCCGATATGATCTGGTCTATATCCAGGCCCGAAGCAAGGCCTCCCACGCGGTTAACCGTACCAGCCATCTTCAGCCACCCCATCGGCAATAAGTAAAGACTTTAAGAAAAACCCCTTCGTCCTCATATATCGGCTGCCGGGGGCCGCTACTTAACAACCGGAAATCCTCCTTGGGGACAGATTTTGGTTGCCAAAAGTGCCCCCCGCCCCCCTGCCGTAGGCCTCCCCATGGCAGGGGCGGCTTTTTCAAGCCTTCCCATCTCCGCCGCGACCTGGCCCCCGGGCCGATCCGGCCGCCAGGAACTTTAGGCCCTCCAGGCTCGCTCCGGAGGCCAGGGCCGCGCGGTTTTCCTCCTCGAGGGCGCGGTAGATTTCCTCCCGGAATACGGGAACCTGGAGCGGAGCTTCCACCCCTAGGCGCACGTATTCACCGCTGACTTCCACCACCACTACCCGTATGCCGTGCCCTATGACCAGCCCCTGTCCCTTCTTCCGGGTGAGTACCAGCACTAGCAGCCCTCCCCCTTGTCAGCCGGGCTCTCACCTTCCGGGCATGAAGTTTCCAGCCCTAAGGGGAGGGGATGCCGCAGGCCGTAGCGGGAGTCGGCCAGCACCACCTGGCGGGCCACTCCGGTGGCCACGTTGACCACCACGGGGGCCAGCAGGTTCACCGTGGCCGCCTTCGGACCCCGGGACGCATTTACAATGCAAAAGACGGCGACCTCTTCTGCCGACGACACTCCCAGGGCGTCCGTCTCGTCCCGGGGCAGGTCGAATTCGTAATGGGGGAAAAAGAAAAAGGGGTTTACCAAGATAAACCCCACCTTGTCGTCCTGGAGGGACCGCAGCAAATAAAAGGGGGCATCCGCTGCCAGGGCCACGAGCTCAAACCTAGTAAGCTCCGGCGGGAGGCCCGGGAGTGACGAAGGAAAGGAAAGAATTCTACCGTGTATCTCAGTCAAAGTGAACACCGACCTTTTCCAACCTTCGTTTTTCTTTATCTTAAATATATCATAGGCTAGCCCAAGACGCACACTTTTCTCGCCCACCAGCAGGAACTATTTCTTTTTAAGAGTGACCGAGAAAAAAGAAACCCAGCCTGAATATGGACTGGGACGCCAAATGTCGGAAGCTGGGCATGGGAAACCTGCGACCTGAAATGGGAGATTAGGCAAACATCGGGTAGGAAGGAGCAGCTAACCACCGTCCCCCACACTTTTCAACAGTATTCGTCAGAACCGTCAAATCCTACTTGACAGGTCCTGAAGCTTCTCGGCTAGCTGGGTAAAGGAATCTATTACTCCTACCATCTCTTGCACCGCCGAGGTTTGTTTGGAGCTTAGTGCTTGCAAATCAGCCACCAGGGTGCCGAGGCTACCAATCTCCTTATTAATTTCTTCCAAATATTTCCTTATCTCCTGTACAGAAGCAGCACTTCTAGCCGAAAGCTTTCTCATTTCATCAGCCACAACGGAGAATCCTCTCCCGTACTCCCCTGCCCTGGCTGCCTCTATCGCCGCGTTGAGTCCTAATAGGTTCGTATTGCTTGCGACGTCCTCCACGAAGGCCAGTATCTGGTTTGTCCTGTCCAATCCCTTGATCATGACGCTACTTAGCCGACGGAGTTCTTCCACCCGATTATAGAGGTATGAGGCACTCGCCGATAGCTCCTTACTGGAGGCCAGAATGAATTGCGAGGAACTTACGAGGGTCTGAGCAGTTTCCTGGAGCATTTCCTGGTTCTCCAGACTAAAGCCAACTCCCATCGCTCCCACAACATTCCCTTCCTCATTCATAATGGGGATACTAATGTTTTTGAAGGGAAACCCCCACTGCTCTCTGGGTATGACGCTTACTTGAATCTCCTTCTCATTAACTGCCTCCCATAAGCCGTCGCCCGGTCGAACAGGTTTACCTACCAGAGATTCGATCTTAACTTTGGCGCCAGGAATATAGTAAACGAACTTCTGCGTATCGGACACAGCTATCATGCAGTCAAAAGGGTACACCTGTTTAAAAAAAGGCAATACTTTAATAAGCGATTCTAGCACCTTATCCATAACCCGCATCATCCCCCTTTACCCAAGTTTTTCGGGACGCAGTTGTCTGAGGCCGGTTTAGTCCTTACTGGTTTACCCCTTGCCCCGGTATTCTGACTGTCCTAAGAGAAGTGGGGATCAAGTATTCTAGATAGCCTTTAAGGTTATTTTCTAGAAAGTACCTCTCCCTTCGTCTAATATCGGGCTCCAGCCGCTCAAAACCCCGCAGCAAAGGATCCCGGCTAAGCAACTCGTTCCCCAGGAGCGACAACCATTCCCTTTCCTCCCGGACTCTTACACGCCGACAGGTAGCTATGATTATTGCTTCCCAGCGATATAGTTGTTGGCGAGCAAGGTTGAGCATTGTCTTACCTCTGGACGCCCAGCCAAAATGGCCGAAGCAAATGGTAGTATCATCACCCGCTAACCGTAGAAGGGTCTCCAAAGACAAGACCGCGGTTTCGAAGGAAAACTTCGTGGGAGTGGACGGCCTCAGGTAGAATCCATCCCCCATGTCCAAATAGACTCCAGCGGCTTCGCCGGCGAAAAGAAAATTCCGCCACAAAAAGCTCAAATGGTACGGGGCATGACCAGGTGTTTCTATGACCCTTATTTCGGGTACCTGTTCAACAAGTCTCTCAGCAGGTACCGGCTTCATCGGCCCAGAAAAGTAAGTGAGCTCACGCAGAACCTTGACATTGCTTTCCCACAGCCGAGTAGGACTCTCCAAAAATTCTCGAGCCCTAGGATGGGCGAATACGGCACTTTCCGGAAAGTAATCCAACAAGCCCCCCACCGCTCCGGCATGGTCTAGGTGAATATGGGTAAGAAGGATGTAATCTAACCGATTGGTGCCTAACTCGCGTAGGGCGGCTACCAGGAACGGCAGCCCAACAGCCGGACCCGGGTCCACTAAAAGCCGCCGGTCCCCAATCCTTAGTAGCCACGGGCCGATAAATTTGCGGAAGCCCTTACCTCCCACAGCTAATTCAATAAGGTAGAGTTCGCCATCGGAAAAAGCGCCCACCAGCCTTATCACGGTCAATCCTTCCCGTCCCTATACTTCTTGTTGTTCCTCGGACAGCTAAGAAGGGTGCCCATATTAGGGCATGACATGGCCTTATATTGTAATCGCTTAATTCTAATAGCTCTGTTTGGGCCCCTAAGTTCCGTGCTTCCTGCAGTACGGCTTCCAGCATTCTAGCTGTATTGTGGCCTTTGCGATGGCCGTCGTTAATGGCCAAGACCTTTATGCCACATTGCTCCTATTAAGTTTTAGACTATCTTAACAGCGCTAGAAAAACTCCAGCCGCAGTAGCAGTACCTATAACCCCGGCAACATTGGGTCCCATGGCGTGCATGAGGAGGAAATTGGCCGGATTCTCTCGCTGGCCCATTCGTTGCACAACACGTGCGGCCATGGGCACTGCGGAAACCCCTGCCGCACCGATCATCGGGTTAACCTTACCGCCTGTAAGTACGCACATGATCTTACCTAGCAGTACCCCGCCCACAGCACCGAAGAAGAAGGCGACCGCGCCCAGAATGATTATTTGAATGGTGCGCAGGGTCAGGAAATTGGCGGCGTCCATAGTAGCACCCACGGACGTAGCCAGGAAAATAGTGACGATATTTATCAGCTCATTCTGGGCCGTTTTAGATAACCTGTCAACTACACCACATTCCCGCATAAGGTTACCTAGCATGAGCATACCCACCAACGGCGCAACAGGCGGCAACACCAGGACCATAACGGTGGTGCACAATATGGGAAACAATATTCTTTCGAACTTAGAAACCGGGCGAAGCTGCTCCATGACTATTTGCCTCTCACGCTTGGTGGTCAAAAGTTTGATGGCCGGCGGTAAAATCAGCGGCACTAGCGACATATACGTATAGGCGGCCACGGCGATGGCTCCCAGGAGATGAGGAGCCAGCTTCATTGTTAGATATATGGCCGTAGGGCCATCGGCCCCGCCGATAATGCCGATGGAGGCCGCCTCTTCAATGTTGAACCCGACAAGCCCTGCCAGGTAAAGGGCTACCAACACGCCCAACTGAGCTGCAGCGCCCAGCAGAAGGGTCATAGGATTGGCAAGCAGGGGGCCAAAATCGGTCATCGCGCCTACGCCCAGGAAAATAAGGCACGGAAATATTTCCTTTTCCACGCCGAAGAAAAGATAGCGCAACAACCCCCCTTCGGCCATGATACCGCTACCCGGCAAATTGGCCAGGATACAGCCGAATCCTAATGGCAATAACAGCAAGGGCTCAAAGCCCTTAAAAATAGCCAGGTACAGAAGGACGCACCCCACGCCGACCATAATTAAGTTTCCCCACGTAAGTTGTACGAAGCCGGTGGTGTTAATAAGCTCAAAAACCCTCTCTATGACATCCATCCCTAATTCTCTCCTTTTCAGGCTTTATTCTAGGGAGATCAGGTGGTCACCCGTATTTACCGACTGCCCCACTGTTACGCAAATCTTTTTGACCGTCCCGTCTCTGGGCGCCACAATCTCGTTCTCCATTTTCATGGCCTCCAGAATCAGCAGCACTTGGCCGGCTTTGACATGTTCCCCTTCTTTAACTTGGATACTCAGGATATTGCCCGGCATGGGGGCGGTAATGTTATCGCCTGTTGTAGGCCCTCCCGACGCCGCGGATCCTCGAACGGAGGATGCCTGACGGGGAACCTGCGTAGGCATTGACACCGCGCTTGCAGTTCTAGTTTGAGGGTTGGTAGCCCCTCCCTTGATTTCCTCCACTTCTACCACAAGGCTCTCTCCGTTAACAGTAACTCGGAATTGCCGCATTTTCTTTACCTCCCGTTCTTCAATGTAAGCGAAGACATGGTGTTTTCCAGACGGCCGGCTTGTACCCAACGTTCAGAGGAGCCGAGCCTCCTTATGCTGACCACTTCGAAGTTTTCATCCGCCAGACAAGCCGCCACAGCAGCGCAGGCGGCAGCTATCTTGGTCGAATTCAGCTTATCGGCCTCCCCTGCCACCCCCTCCACTTCGCTTGCTGCCCCTTGAGGGACCTGCTTCTTGACCTTACCCGCCGCCCCCAGGGCGTCGGCCAGCGCCTTAATGACTTTGATAACTACTGCCAGAAAGAATAGGACGACAAACACGATACTGAGGTTAACTATTGACAGCACGATAGGGCTCATCTGATTTTGCAACATAAATCACCCCTTCTGAGCTACAGCGGAATGTTGCCGTGCTTCTTGGGCGGCCGGCTCTCTCGTTTGGTCACCAACAGCTCTAGAGCCCACACCAGGTACCGCCGGGTTGCCCGCGGATCTATAACTGCGTCGATATAGCCTCTTTCGGCGGCCACGTACGGATTCGCAAACAGCCGCCGGTACTCGGCGATTTTTTCCTGCCACGCCTTCTGCGGATCTTCCGCCGCTTCGATTTCCTTACGGAAAATGATATTGGCCGCCCCCTCAGGTCCCATAACCGCAATCTCGGCACAGGGCCAGGCAAAAACCTGATCCGCTCCCAGGTCCCGGCTGCACATCGCCAGATAAGCTCCGCCATAAGCCTTGCGAATAATTATGGTGATTTTGGGCACCGTCGCTTCGGAATATGCGTAAAGCATCTTGGCGCCGTGGCGGATAATACCCCCGTACTCTTGGTTGGTGCCCGGCAAAAATCCAGGTACATCCACAAAGTTAACTATGGGTATGTTGAACGCATCACAGAACCGTATGAACCGCGCCGCCTTGTCTGAAGCGTTGATGTCCAGACACCCGGCCATTACCGCCGGTTGGTTGGCTATGATCCCAATAGGACGGCCGCCAAGCCGAGCAAAGGCGGTGATGATGTTGGGCGCATATAAGGGTTGTACTTCAAAGAAGCTACCTTGGTCCACCGTCGGGGTTATAATATTCCGCATGTCAAAGGCTTTGTTCGGATTGTCGGGCATAATGTTAAGCAATTCATCTACTTCTCGGGCCGGATCATCCCCCGTGTCCAGCACAGGAGGGTCTTCGAGGTTGTTGCTGGGAAGATAGCTCAAGAGGCCGCGAATAAGTCTAAAACAATGATCCTCATCTTCTGCCGCAAAGTGGGCTACACCACTTACCTGGTTATGGG includes the following:
- the csrA gene encoding carbon storage regulator CsrA; translation: MLVLTRKKGQGLVIGHGIRVVVVEVSGEYVRLGVEAPLQVPVFREEIYRALEEENRAALASGASLEGLKFLAAGSARGPGRGGDGKA
- a CDS encoding acyl-CoA carboxylase subunit beta, with product MVMQELLQELEQRLSKVKAGGGDKRIAKQHEQGKKTARERIETLLDAGSFQEMDAFVAHRCTLFGMDKTEAPGEGVVTAVGTIDGRPVAVFAQDFTVLGGSLGEMHAKKICKIMDLAMKVGMPIIGLNDSGGARIQEGVDALSGYGQIFCRNTLASGVVPQIAAIMGPCAGGAVYSPALTDFVFMVQGTSEMFITGPQVIKAVTGEEVSGQQLGGALTHNQVSGVAHFAAEDEDHCFRLIRGLLSYLPSNNLEDPPVLDTGDDPAREVDELLNIMPDNPNKAFDMRNIITPTVDQGSFFEVQPLYAPNIITAFARLGGRPIGIIANQPAVMAGCLDINASDKAARFIRFCDAFNIPIVNFVDVPGFLPGTNQEYGGIIRHGAKMLYAYSEATVPKITIIIRKAYGGAYLAMCSRDLGADQVFAWPCAEIAVMGPEGAANIIFRKEIEAAEDPQKAWQEKIAEYRRLFANPYVAAERGYIDAVIDPRATRRYLVWALELLVTKRESRPPKKHGNIPL
- the fliD gene encoding flagellar filament capping protein FliD → MAGTVNRVGGLASGLDIDQIISDLMKAQRLRLDRIKQDKEIWQWRQEDYRSLNSSLLALRNVVFNLRLQATFTAKTAASSDSSIVTAAAAGSAVPTVYQVKVESLATAATNVSTESISKPEGDKIDPSASLLSQLDKLKGGNALGLNENNTSFSFTINGQEFTVDAATDSLNTIIAKVNATKEAGVTMFYDPVADKVAIATTYTGDRNPAGDPDGDAEIQLDGAFLTEVLFLNEANEQGGTDAKFSINGLELTSHTNSYTVNGVTFNFTGITAGGLNGTATTVTVDYDVDAAVKAIKDFVDKYNEVIALINAKLNEARYPDYRPLTETEIEEGKLTEKQIDQWQAKARSGILKNDPLLRSVLDSMRRVLGGVVEGLNEEVTVTVGGQKQDVAADRLSVIGITTGPYTENGKLYLDEGRLREALESNPEAVMALFTRTRDENGNELPAARQGIAQQLYEAINKGIERITSQAGTAGALVDNSYIGRLLREYDRRLEDYEERLARLEDRYWRQFTALETAINRMNMQSMWLAQNFMSGGQ
- a CDS encoding sodium ion-translocating decarboxylase subunit beta; translated protein: MDVIERVFELINTTGFVQLTWGNLIMVGVGCVLLYLAIFKGFEPLLLLPLGFGCILANLPGSGIMAEGGLLRYLFFGVEKEIFPCLIFLGVGAMTDFGPLLANPMTLLLGAAAQLGVLVALYLAGLVGFNIEEAASIGIIGGADGPTAIYLTMKLAPHLLGAIAVAAYTYMSLVPLILPPAIKLLTTKRERQIVMEQLRPVSKFERILFPILCTTVMVLVLPPVAPLVGMLMLGNLMRECGVVDRLSKTAQNELINIVTIFLATSVGATMDAANFLTLRTIQIIILGAVAFFFGAVGGVLLGKIMCVLTGGKVNPMIGAAGVSAVPMAARVVQRMGQRENPANFLLMHAMGPNVAGVIGTATAAGVFLALLR
- a CDS encoding NAD(P)H-dependent oxidoreductase — translated: MAINDGHRKGHNTARMLEAVLQEARNLGAQTELLELSDYNIRPCHALIWAPFLAVRGTTRSIGTGRIDRDKAGGRFFRWRTLPY
- a CDS encoding MBL fold metallo-hydrolase yields the protein MIRLVGAFSDGELYLIELAVGGKGFRKFIGPWLLRIGDRRLLVDPGPAVGLPFLVAALRELGTNRLDYILLTHIHLDHAGAVGGLLDYFPESAVFAHPRAREFLESPTRLWESNVKVLRELTYFSGPMKPVPAERLVEQVPEIRVIETPGHAPYHLSFLWRNFLFAGEAAGVYLDMGDGFYLRPSTPTKFSFETAVLSLETLLRLAGDDTTICFGHFGWASRGKTMLNLARQQLYRWEAIIIATCRRVRVREEREWLSLLGNELLSRDPLLRGFERLEPDIRRRERYFLENNLKGYLEYLIPTSLRTVRIPGQGVNQ
- a CDS encoding methyl-accepting chemotaxis protein, which gives rise to MDKVLESLIKVLPFFKQVYPFDCMIAVSDTQKFVYYIPGAKVKIESLVGKPVRPGDGLWEAVNEKEIQVSVIPREQWGFPFKNISIPIMNEEGNVVGAMGVGFSLENQEMLQETAQTLVSSSQFILASSKELSASASYLYNRVEELRRLSSVMIKGLDRTNQILAFVEDVASNTNLLGLNAAIEAARAGEYGRGFSVVADEMRKLSARSAASVQEIRKYLEEINKEIGSLGTLVADLQALSSKQTSAVQEMVGVIDSFTQLAEKLQDLSSRI
- a CDS encoding biotin/lipoyl-containing protein, with translation MRQFRVTVNGESLVVEVEEIKGGATNPQTRTASAVSMPTQVPRQASSVRGSAASGGPTTGDNITAPMPGNILSIQVKEGEHVKAGQVLLILEAMKMENEIVAPRDGTVKKICVTVGQSVNTGDHLISLE
- the fliW gene encoding flagellar assembly protein FliW; amino-acid sequence: MFTLTEIHGRILSFPSSLPGLPPELTRFELVALAADAPFYLLRSLQDDKVGFILVNPFFFFPHYEFDLPRDETDALGVSSAEEVAVFCIVNASRGPKAATVNLLAPVVVNVATGVARQVVLADSRYGLRHPLPLGLETSCPEGESPADKGEGC
- a CDS encoding OadG family protein, with translation MLQNQMSPIVLSIVNLSIVFVVLFFLAVVIKVIKALADALGAAGKVKKQVPQGAASEVEGVAGEADKLNSTKIAAACAAVAACLADENFEVVSIRRLGSSERWVQAGRLENTMSSLTLKNGR